Proteins from a single region of Camelus ferus isolate YT-003-E chromosome 23, BCGSAC_Cfer_1.0, whole genome shotgun sequence:
- the TAF1A gene encoding TATA box-binding protein-associated factor RNA polymerase I subunit A, with protein sequence MSDFSEELVRPTTEDEQGETCVLSGTGMCFPWLQKHIETVATGGKREKDFAQTTSACLSFIQEALLKHQWQQAAEYMHSYLQILEDSDSNKRQGAPEIIWRLGSEILYYHPKSSLETFNTFADRMKNIGVMNYLKISLQHALYLLHHGLLEDANRNLSQAETWRYGEKSSSKEVLINLIQAYKGLLQYYTWSKKKMELSQLDEDDYAYNTASQNMLNHSWKTSINLCALIQIPGVWDPFVKSYVEMLEFYGDQDGAREVLTNYAYDEKFPSNPNAHIYLYGFLKRERAPREKLISVLKILYQIVPSHKLMLEFHRLLRKSEKEEHHKLGLEVLFGVLDFAGCTKNITAWKYLAKYLRQTLMGSHLAWVQEEWNSRKNWWPRFHFSYFWAKSDWKDDKTLACEKALVAGILLGKGCRYFRYVKKQDHQVLQKKIKQMKKSVKKYSIVNPGL encoded by the exons ATGAGTGATTTCAGTGAAGAATTAGTAAGGCCCACGACAGAAGATGAACAGGGGGAAACGTGTGTGCTCTCTGGTACAGGAATGTGCTTTCCTTGGCTCCAAAAGCATATAGAAACTGTGG CAactggaggaaagagggagaaggatTTTGCTCAGACAACAAGTGCTTGTTTAAGTTTTATCCAAGAAGCTCTGCTGAAGCACCAGTGGCAGCAAGCTGCGGAATACATGCACAGTTACTTGCAGATCTTGGAAGATTCAGATAGCAACAAAAGGCAGGGCGCGCCCGAG ATTATTTGGAGGCTTGGAAGTGAAATTTTGTATTATCACCCCAAAAGCAGTCTGGAGACTTTCAATACCTTTGCAGACCGGATGAAAAATATTGGTGTCATGAATTACTTGAAG ATCTCCTTACAGCATGCATTATACCTTCTGCACCATGGGTTGCTTGAGGACGCGAACAGAAATCTCAGCCAGGCGGAGACGTGGAGATACGGTGAAAAGTCCTCTTCCAAGGAAGTGTTAATCAACCTTATTCAGGCCTATAAAGGGCTTTTGCAGTATTATACTTGGTCTAAAAAGAAGATGGAATTGTCTCAGCTTG ATGAAGATGATTATGCTTATAATACAGCATCCCAGAATATGCTCAACCACAGCTGGAAGACATCTATAAACCTTTGTGCACTGATTCAAATTCCTGGAGTTTGGGACCCTTTTGTGAAGAGTTATGTAGAG ATGCTGGAGTTCTACGGGGATCAAGATGGAGCCCGAGAGGTGCTCACCAATTACGCCTATGATGAGAAGTTCCCATCCAATCCAAATGCTCATATCTACTTGTATGGCTTCCTAAAGAGAGAGAGGGCACCAAGAGAGAAACTGATAAGTGTGCTTAAg ATTTTGTATCAGATTGTACCATCTCATAAACTGATGTTAGAATTCCATAGATTACTGAGAAAATCAG AGAAGGAAGAACACCATAAACTGGGGTTGGAGGTGTTATTTGGAGTCTTGGATTTTGCTGGATGCACTAAAAACATAACTGCTTGGAAGTATTTGGCAAAATATCTCAGACAGACTTTAATGGG gagtCATCTTGCCTGGGTTCAAGAAGAGTGGAACTCCAGGAAAAACTGGTGGCCAAGGTTTCACTTCAGTTACTTTTGGGCAAAAAGTGATTGGAAGGATGATAAAACTTTGGCTTGTGAGAAAGCTTTGGTAGCTGGGATATTGTTAGGAAAag gttgtAGATATTTTCGGTATGTTAAAAAACAAGATCACCAAGtcttacagaagaaaattaagCAGATGAAGAAATCAGTGAAAAAGTACAGCATTGTCAATCCAGGCCTCTGA